From Hydractinia symbiolongicarpus strain clone_291-10 chromosome 12, HSymV2.1, whole genome shotgun sequence, one genomic window encodes:
- the LOC130621767 gene encoding zinc finger CW-type PWWP domain protein 1-like translates to MEVNKKHCQGKKAEDFIWVQCDNPKCMKWRKLPKVVCNDLSSVTWFCHMNADEAHNSCDVKEEKMHVPRGRTVVFSELEVGSLVWAKFSGYPRWPGVISPDPCFGDRIHIIRYDDGTNDPKYYHIEFLGKPHTHAWVSARYVQIYSVSIGETEFTQNAMKRKAMKLSFQKSISEASQMLELTQDQRLEKCIYRCIKMADDISEQTCFKAQRRKHGKKSHGRLKNEILSTGDLREMCANKLFVNVNGVMYPVQMDQKQQAMSVVWPNRNDVVSPITQDTGMALEKQLSCKNGVGEKPVIKKKMKRRGRKGHGQMLQERKGYLNQVNDLTKSSPEKKNGMSKSEKTRIDVEINRNCAIIQNESTFMKLFNTFCLSKKNPTETVHISWYKKSVNLFEFFKKVQYMGGYKQSFAAL, encoded by the exons ATGGAAGTTAACAAAAAACACTGCCAAGGGAAAAAAGCAGAAGATTTTATCTGGGTTCAGTGTGATAATCCAAAGTGTATGAAATGGAGAAAGCTGCCAAAGGTTGTTTGCAATGATTTATCCAGTGTTACGTGGTTTTGTCATATGAATGCTGATGAAGCACATAATAGCTGTGatgttaaagaagaaaaaatgcatGTTCCACGTGGAAGAACTGTTGTTTTTAGTGAGTTGGAAGTTGGATCGTTAGTTTGGGCAAAGTTTTCTGGTTATCCTag gtgGCCTGGTGTGATTTCTCCAGATCCTTGTTTCGGTGACAGAATACACATTATTCGttatgatgatggtacaaatgaTCCTAAGTACTACCATATTGAATTTCTTGGAAAACCACATACACATGCCTGGGTGTCTGCTCGCTATGTTCAGATTTACAGTGTCAGCATTGGTGAAACAGAGTTTACACAAAATGCCATGAAAAGAAAAGCTATgaaattgagttttcaaaaatcaatcAGTGAAGCTTCTCAGATGTTAGAATTGACTCAGGATCAACGTCTTGAGAAATGCATATACAGATGTATCAAAATGGCTGATGACATCAGTG AACAAACATGTTTTAAAGCGCAAAGACGAAAGCATGGAAAGAAAAGTCATGGAAGATTAAAGAATGAGATTCTGAGCACTGGAGATCTTAGGGAAATGTGTGCAAATAAG CTGTTTGTCAATGTTAATGGAGTCATGTATCCAGTTCAAATGGATCAAAAGCAGCAAGCCATGTCTGTTGTTTGGCCTAACAGAAATGATGTTGTTAGTCCCATCACTCAAGACACAGGAATGGCTCTAGAAAAACAACTAAGTTGTAAAAATGGTGTGGGAGAAAAACctgttattaagaaaaaaatgaagagaagaggAAGAAAAGGACACGGTCAGATGCTTCAAGAAAGAAAAGGATATCTAAACCAAGTTAATGATTTGACTAAAAGTAGTCCAGAGAAGAAAAATGGCATGTCCAAAAGTGAGAAAACCCGAATCGATGTTGAAATTAATAGAAATTGTGCTATAATCCAAAAT GAGAGTACATTCATGAAACTGTTCAATACGTTTTGTTTGTCCAAAAAGAATCCAACCGAGACTGTACATATCAGTTGGTACAAGAAGAGTGTAAATTTGTTTGAGTTTTTTAAGAAAGTGCAGTATATGGGTGGATATAAACAG aGTTTTGCTGCCCTTTGA